In Hemicordylus capensis ecotype Gifberg chromosome 3, rHemCap1.1.pri, whole genome shotgun sequence, one DNA window encodes the following:
- the MRPL47 gene encoding 39S ribosomal protein L47, mitochondrial isoform X2 → MLLTLEQEATRQHLPMPSPERLDKIIDSMDRMDIVIQEREDALRLLQTGQEKERPGEWRHNFLGRTFWYEFREWPIPWHLNTKHKRKRFFYLPFVARYKRLMLEKYLRKEARRKSLERKKEKLLQKKFPHLATQSQS, encoded by the exons ATGCTTTTGACGTTGGAGCAGGAAGCAACACGACAGCATTTACCAATGCCAAGTCCAGAGCGATTAGATAAG ATAATAGATTCCATGGACCGAATGGATATCGTCATTCAGGAAAGAGAAGATGCACTGCGACTCTTACAGACCGGGCAGGAGAAGGAGAGACCGGGCGAGTGGAGGCATAACTTTTTGGGCCGCACTTTTtg GTATGAATTCAGGGAATGGCCAATTCCCTGGCACTTGAACACGAAGCACAAAAGGAAGCGATTCTTCTATTTGCCATTTGTTGCCCGTTATAAGAG ACTCATGTTGGAAAAATATTTGCGAAAGGAAGCCAGGAGGAAATCtttggagagaaagaaagagaagcttTTACAGAAAAAATTCCCTCATCTTGCCACACAGTCTCAGAGTTAA